One window from the genome of Nicotiana tomentosiformis chromosome 5, ASM39032v3, whole genome shotgun sequence encodes:
- the LOC138892060 gene encoding uncharacterized protein has translation MANFSVSQLQQKIEMIGILREEVDVIRAESLNWKEGMDRFATEKETARAQLLSAENQLQKMKEKNLVQARRIEELEARLASELAKAESDAEKAKADADALVAVYQADTEAAQVQAREAVETADTRAHWVAELAKCRPRRETLEEIHAQGFNLVEEIKRAKELEAVAEALVSDDDDDDNDDDDGSKSGSENGGEPDREGTALGDNQEA, from the coding sequence atggctaatttttcggtctcacagctgcagcaaaaaatcgagatgatcggaaTACTCCGTGAAGAAGTCGATGTGATAAGAGCGGAGTCTTTGAATtggaaagaaggaatggaccgctttgctacagagaaagaaactgctcgagcccaattgttatcggccgaaaaccaacttcaaaaaatgaaggagaaaaACTTGgtccaagcaagaagaatagaggagctcgaggctcggttggcctctgaacttgccaaggccgaatctgacgccgaaaaggcaaaggccgatgcagatgcactcgtggccgtctatcaggCCGAtactgaagctgcccaggtccaagcaagagaggcagtcgagaccgccgatactcgagcacattgggtcgctgaacttgctaagtgccgacctcgaagggagaccctcgaggagatccatgctcaagGTTTCAACCTcgttgaagagataaaaagggctaaagaactcgaagccgttgctgaagccttggtttctgatgacgatgatgatgacaatgatgatgatgatgggagtaagagtggatccgagaacgggggggagcccgatagagaaggGACCGCTCTCGGGGAtaaccaggaagcttag